CCGAAAGAGGGGGGCACTATGTGAGGCGAGAGCGTAAGCAGGTTTTAAAAACAATCCGGCGGTGACCTTTTCGGTTGCCGCCGGATTTTTGTTGGGAGAAGGGGGCTTAGGTCACCTTAAAGAGGCGTAGCTCACTACTTTTTGCAAAAGGCGCTGGGGCAGACCTTTGGGCTGCGGCATGGGGGGTAACATCCCCTTTTCCTTCAGATGGCGCAGAAAATCATCGCGCGGTGACAGATGGACTTTGTGGATCCCATCACAGGTATTCATTAGCTTTTCTTTATGCCATCCGGGGGCGTTGGGTTGTTTTTCGCAATAATTGTCCGCCATAAGGTCGTAAATAGCATAAACATTAAGCCCCACGTTTTGGGCGCCAATAATAGTGTCTGAAACGCACGCGCCGGTGTTCATTCCTGTTATAATAACATTCCGGCAGTTTTTTGATTGAAGGAGTTCCTTTAAGGGGGAGCGATGTTCGTAGTAGAAAGCGTCATTAACAAGTTTAATATAAATAGGTTCGTTCTCTTTTGGCCTGACCGCTTCAAGACCCAATTTTTGTACAAAGGGTGTTCTTTCTTTGGGTTCTTGCGGAGCAAAGGTAAAAGGAGGCTCATGGCCGGAGCCAAAGGCCACCCAAATGGTCAGGATATTATGTTCGCGCAGTCTGTTGGCAAAGATGCGCGCGGCATGTGTAAAATTATGAACCCGTGATTTTGGGAGACTTTTATAAAAGCATGATTGAATATCGATGGCCAGATGAACGGCGTCAAAAGCATTTTTCATAATGATTTCCTGTAAAACAAAGCCTTATTTTTTATACAGACGCATCATGAAAGTAAAAAGAGAAAAAGGGTGTTTTGGCTTGTTATAAGGTCGTTTTTAACCGGATTTATACCGGATCGAGAGGCTTTCTTAATCATTACGATACCGAAACTTAACAAGTAAAGCGTATGGTAGGGGAATGACACTTCAAAGCATTTAACTTAAATTGGAGATAAAAATGGCCCTCTTCGACTCGCGTTTTATTGTGCTTTTTGGCGCAGTTCTTTTTCTTTCAGCGGCCCTCTTTGCCAATGGCGCTTCCTCGGCTCCCTATTAAGCCTCAAGCAGGTCTATCCCCGTTTTGACGGCAAGGTTTTTCCCGTCAGGGGGGAGGCCTTGCGGCGCAAGCTAACCGCGCTGGCTGTCGCTTTGGCCTTTGGCTTGGCGGCAACCGTTGTCTGTTTCTTGCGGCTCAGGACGGGATGCGTGGCGCTTAGGCTGGGCGTCTTGCGCTTCATGACCCGCGCCGCCGTCGGCAGACTCGCCCGTTTCGCCTGATGAAGCGCTTTGATAGAGGGCGCTTGCCGTGTGAGCGTCAGGCTTTTTAAACCCAGCTCCCAAGCCTTTAGAACGAGCGTGGCGCGATCCTTTGCCTCTAGCGTTGCGGGCACGGCAAGCGTCAAGGCGACATCATCCGTGATAAAACTTTGCGTTGCCGCTGCCATGGCCAGCGTGGCGTCAAGTGGCATGGACTCTGCTGTTTCAAAGAGGGCGCGATGCTCGGCTTTAAGTTCCAGCACGGCATCCACCGTGTCGTGCCCGCAGCAAAAGGCGTTCGCGGCGTCGATTTCTTGCGCCGAAAAGCCCAGATGCCCCAGCATGTCAAAGGCAGGATTGTGAAGGTCTTGATCGCTCAGGCCAAGCTTGGCGCGGCAAAGCTCTAACCCGATCACCCAAGGCGTTACCGCAAGGCGCAGATGGTTCACGAAAGGCAGGGCGGCTTCGATGCGCTCCAACGCTTCATCGGGAAGGCCTTTATCACCCAGCGCCGTAAGGCTAATGGCGGGGGCGGCTTTCAGCGTGCGATAGCCTGTGATGTGATCAAGGATCGCCTTTTGATCCTCTGGCGCATAGCCCAGTGTTTCCAGTGCGATCCTCAGCGCGGGGCGGGCGCGGCGCTCAAATATCTCATCGCCAAGCGCATAATCGCAAGCCAACGCGGCCTCGGCCATGACGCCTGCGCTCGCGCTGTCCAGCAACGGCGCAAGGGCGGAGACGGGCGTGATCGTGGTAAGGTGAAGATGCCGAAGGCCATGCTGCCGGACAAGGTGAAGGGCTTCCTCGCTGGCATAACGCGCCGTGGCGATCAAAACCAGATCCGCGCCGGAATCGATGCGGATCGTTTGTGGCAGAACCTCTAGGCGGTCATAGTCGGTCTTTTCATTAAAGGTCGCCCGCAGCCTGTTGCCCAAGGCGCGAAGGGTAGCCTCGCGACCAGCGGTAAAGGCCTCGCAGCTCCCGACTTTTTGGGCGATCCGCGCCGAAGTCGAAGCCGCCGCCGCCGTGACGATGGCCGCCAAGGCCGCCGCCGTGTTGCGCGCAGGCTCGCTGTTATAGGGAAGGGCGAGGCTCATCAGCATCGCAGCAAGGTTGCCCATGTTGATCGCAAGGGGGCGTTCGGCGGAGGCCGTGACGGCTATCTCGTCATAGAAAAGCTCACACAAAAGGACGGCCAGCTTGGTCGCGTGGCGAAGGCCTGCCGCATCGATCCCGCCATCATCTTGACGGAAGGCCAGTAGGTTGAGCGTCGCGCTGGGCGCTGCCACGGCGCTTGGCCCTGATCCCCATTGCGCCATGGTGTCGGTAAAGGCCAGCGTGGTCGTGGCGTGGCTTAGGCTGCTTTCGAAAAAGCTTTGCCATTTCTCGCGTGTGTGCGGCTGCTCGCCGCGCAACAGGGCGTCGATGGTTTCGTTTTGCACAATCAGCGTTTGAGCATTCGGAGCCATTGGCGCAGGCGTAGCGGAGGATCCCGCCGCTTGCTGTCCATAGGCCCAATCAAGGCCAAGGATCGCCAATACGCGCGGCGCGATAACAAGGCGGCCCGTGAGCAAGGCGGCTCGCGTTTCGTCATAGAAGACGGAGGCTGCCTCTTCATCCGGCCAAAATCCTTTTTGCCAGCCACGATAGGTGGCGGCCCCTACCACGCGGTTCAGAACATCCATGACCGAGCGTTCGGGGGCCGAGGCGTGACCATTGGCGCGACGTTGCCATAGCCATGAGGGGATTGTGTTTTCCTCGACCACACGCCGAGCGGTGGGGGCCGATAAATGCAAGGCTTCCTGAAAAGACTGCGCGGCTTCAAGGCTCCATGTCGCAGGCACTTGAAAGGAGGGTCGAAGAACCTCGGCCTCGCTGCCCGCCGTGACAAAATGCATGGCATTCCAAGGGAGGAGAGCGCCCGTAGTAAAAAGTCGTTCCAAGTGCATGGGGGAAACCTTTGTTTTTCAGCGAAATCAAAGTTATCCACAAGATGATGTGGTGCGCCCATTTTATGACACAAAATATAGTGAATTTAAAGAAAAAGATACTCACAGGGGGTGGCTGCATAAGACCTTGGCAAAACCTTGATAAAACCCTTTTGGGATCAGGCTTTGTTAAAAGTTGTTCACACCTTTTTTAGGAATTGGATGGCAAAAGCAAGGGGACGAATGATGGGATAAAATGAACGAAGCCTTTTCTTGGATAAGACAACTCGCCCAGATCGGGACGAAGTTGACGGTAGTGCTGTTCGGACGGCTGGCCTTTACGGATGCCTATGACAACCGTTATTATGTTGTGCAGAAACCAAGGTGGCGGTCTAAGGCAACTGAAAAAAGATGGGTTTTGTACGCGGGCGCTCCTGAGGCGACCAAGGTTCCGCCAGAGGCTTTTGTCTGGCTACATCATCTGTGCGATCAGCCCTTGCCGAAGGTGGGGAGAACCCGTTATGGTAAAGACGTGGAGCACCATCCGAATCTGACGGGCACTGTGGTGGCTTCTTTTCCGTCAGGGTATGGGCTCTCTTTGAAAAAGGGGACATTGCCCCGTCATCGTGATAATCAGGCGTGGCAACCGCCTGCGTGAACAAAAATGAAGTGAAGGAGTTGGTTATGGGACGCAATGCAATTGAAACCGTGCTGGGAGCCGTTGTTTTGGTGGTAGCCGGTTTTTTTCTGGTTTTTGCCTATTCCAGCGCGGATTTGCGTAAGGTCGAGGGCTACACCGTTTCGGCGAATTTCCCGATGGTGGATGGCCTGAAAGAGGGCGGCGACGTCAAGATCAACGGCGTGAAGGTGGGCTCAATTGCCGAGATGAAGCTGATCACCGAACCGGGGCCAGCGCAGTATCTTGTACATATGAAAATGACCCTTTTGCCTTCCGTGGAGTTGCCGACCGACACCATCGCGATGGTGGCCAGCGAAAGCCTTTTGGGTGGCAAGTATTTGTCGCTTGAGATTGGTGTCGATGATGCCATGGTTCCGAAAGATGGCAGCGGCAAGCTAACCCGCACGCAAGCGCCGATGCGTCTTGATGATTTGATCGGGCAGCTTATCTACAGCAAAAAGTCAGAAGCAGCGCCTTCAGCGCCCGCCCCTGCCGCGGCTCCTGCGCCTGCTGCAGCGTCTGCGCCAGCAGCGGCTGAGCCGACGCTCCCGTGAGGACGCGCTTGCTTGCCTTGGGCGGGATTATGGCGGCGTTGGTTATGCCTTTTGCGTCGGCTTGTGCTGCGCCCAGCGTGGAAAAACCCATTGCGGTTTTGCGCGTCTTGGACAAGGTGACGGCGCGGGTTGAGGAAATCAACGTCCAGACGGAAACGCCCTATAAATTCGGCACGCTCTTCATCACGGCGCACAGCTGCCGCGAGACGACCCCCGATGAAACGCCAGAATCGGCGGCTTTTCTGGAAGTCAGCGAAATAAAGGCGGGTCAGACGGAAACGGGCGTTTTTAAAGGCTGGATGTTTGCCTCTAGCCCCGCTTTGTCGGCGATGGAACACCCTGTTTATGATCTATGGCTGATGGGCTGCAAGGGTAGCGCGGCAACGGCGACTCCCTGAAAAAAGGGAATCATGGCGCAGAGCCGGATTTTTTGCTATAATACTGCTCCTTTTCCAGTCAGGTATGAAAACACTTATGAGCCAGCAAGATAAACTCCTCGAACGATTAGAGCTTCTTAAGGACGAACATCGTGATCTTGACGATGCCATTTTGGCTCTCGCGCAACGGTCGGTTCCCGATATGGTGCAATTGGCGCGGCTGAAGAAGCGAAAGTTGGGGCTCAAAGACGATATCCTTCGTCTTGAAAGTCAGTTGCTTCCCGACATTATCGCTTAGGAAGACGGGGCCCATGGCGTCACTTTTTCCTATTTTGATTTTTCTTTGCGGCGCAGCCCTTGGCGGTGCGCTGGCCTATGCCTTGCTGCGTGGGCGCGGCGCGGCGCAGGGCGACCTGATTGACACGTTTAAAGCCTTGGCCGCCGACACGCTGCACCAAAACAGTGCTGCCTTTTTGCAATTGGCGGAAGGCAAGCTGGCGCAGCGTGAGCAAGCGGCCAGCGCGACCCTTGATAAAAAGACCGTGGCGATTGATGCGATGATCAAGCCCGTGCAGGAAACCTTGCGCAAGGTGGATTTGCAGTTACAGGCGATGGAGGTCAAGCGCGAAGGCGCGTATCGTGAGCTGGCGGAAATGGTGACGGCGTCTCGTGAAACGCAAATCCAGTTGCGTCAGGAAACCAGCCAGCTGTTGCAGGCTTTGCGTGCGCCCACGGGGCGTGGCCGGTGGGGGGAGCTTCAACTCCAGCGCCTTTTAGAGATGACGGGCATGTCCGCCCATGCCCGCGATTTCACGACACAGGAAACGGTGGCGGGCGAGGACACGGCCATCCGTCCCGATGTGATTGTCGCTTTGCCAGGTCAGCGCTGCGTGATTATTGACAGCAAAGTGCCGCTTTCGGCGTACTTGGATTTTGTGCAATCGGGCGATGAGGGCGCACGCGCGGGCGCGATCCGCCAACATGCGCGGCAGCTAAAAGACCATATCAAGCGCCTAAGCAACAAGGCTTACTGGGACAAGATTGAGGGCACGCCCGAATTCGTTGTTTTGTTTTTGCCCGGCGAGCATTTCCTGTCCGCCGCGTTAGATGGTGATCCCGACTTGATGGAATACAGCGCGGCCAACCAAGTCGTTTTGGCCACGCCCATGACGTTGATTGCGTTGTTGCGCACCGTGGCCTATGGCTGGCGGCAAGAGGCGATGCACCAAAATGTGCGCGAGGTGGCCGATCTGGGCCGCGCCCTTCATGCGGCCTTGGGCTTGTTTGCCGAGCAAATGGATGCCGTAGGCTCGAAGCTGGGCGGCGCGGTCGAGGTGTACAACAAGACCGTTCGCTCGTTGGAAAAGAACGTGCTGACCAAGGCGCGGCAGCTGTCCGTTTTTGGCGCGGGCTCCAGCGAAAAAGAAATTGAAGCGCCCGCGGTGATTGAGCGTGAGCCGCGTTTGATCGTTGTGGAGCCGCCGCCTAAAAAGATTTCGGCCAGTGGCGAAAAAGGATAACGATGATGACCAAACTAACTGTGAGAACCGTTCCCGACCCTGTGCTGCGTGAAAAGGCTTTGCCTGTCGCTGCCGTGGATGCCGTGACGGTCAAGCTGATGAAGGATATGCTAGAGACAATGTACGCCGATGATGGCATTGGTCTTGCCGCCAATCAGGTCGGCGTTTTGAGCCGCGTGATCGTGGTGGACGTATCGGACAGTCGCGATGGCCGTGAGGCTTTGTTGATGGCGAACCCCGAAATCCTGTGGGCAAGCGACGAGACGTTCACTTACCGCGAAGGCTGCCTGTCGGTGCGGCCTTGTTCTTCGGAATCGTCGGCGGATTTATATGCAAACGTGACGCGCCCCAAGGCGATCCGTGTGCGCTATCAGGATGAAACGGGCGCGGCGCGCGAGATTGAGGCGCAGGAATTGTTTAGCCAGTGTATCCAGCACGAGATTGACCATCTGGACGGCATTTTATTTGTGGATCATATCTCGGCGCTTAAGCGCGGGATGATCATGAAGAAGATTGAAAAACTTCGCCGCGCGATGGGCGACGGGAAACCGTTTTAAGGGGGGCTTTTTTATGCCCAAGCTTCGTATCGTTTTTATGGGAACGCCCGACTTTGCCGTGCCAGCGCTGCAAGCGCTGCAGGGGGCTGGTCACGTTCTTGCCGCCGTCTATTGCCAGCCACCTAAGCCAGCGGGACGCGGGCAGACCGTTCATAAAACGCCCGTGCATGAGGTGGCCGAGGCCTTGGGCCTTGACGTGCGCACACCTGCGATGTTGCGCGATCCGGTCGAGCAAGCGGCGCTGGCGGCGCTCAAGCCCGATGTGATCGTGGTCGCGGCTTATGGCCTTATCCTGCCGCAGGCCGTCTTGGATATTCCGCCTAGGGGCTGCCTGAACATTCATGGCTCTCTATTGCCGCGTTGGCGCGGCGCGGCCCCCATCCATCGCGCTTTGTTGGCGGGGGATGAGGAAACAGGCATCACGATCATGCAGATGGACGTGGGGCTGGACACAGGGCCGATGCTGATGAAGGAATCCTTGCCGATCACGGAAGAAACAACGGCACAAAGCCTGCACGATGACATGGCGGCCATGGGGGCGCGGATGATTGTTGAGGCGCTAGAGGCGGCCAGCGCAGGGACATTGTTTGCTACGCCGCAGCCCTCCGAAGGCGTGACTTATGCTGCCAAGCTTTCCCGCGAAGAAGGTCGGATCGACTGGACAAAACCCGCTCAAGACTTGGCGCGGCAGGTGCGGGCGTTTCATCCTTGGCCCAGCAGCTATTTCCTGTGCGGCGCGGAAAAGATTAAAGTGCTCAAAGCGTCTTTTCTTCCCGACCTCAACGGCGCGGCAGGCACGCTTCTTGATGAGCAAATGACGGTGGCGTGCGGCGGTGGCGGAGCCTTGCGGCTTGAGACGGTACAGCGCGAGGGCAAGAAGCCCGCCAGCGGCGCAGAGGTGCTGCGTGGTCTGCGGCTTGCCAAGGGGACAAGGTTCCTATGACGACGCGCTGGAAAATAACGGTGGAATATGACGGTGCGGGGTTTTGCGGTTGGCAAAGGCAAACCGAGGATGTGACGGTGCAGGCCGTTATTGAAACGGCGATCCATGCTTTTTCCGGAGAAACCGTCAGGCTGCATGTCGCGGGACGCACCGATGCGGGCGTGCATGCGCTGGCACAAGTCGCACATTTTGATCTGGAGAAAGAAGTTGCGGCGGTAGAGGTCAGCGGTGGGATCAATTTTCATGCGCGGCCCCATCGCGTTGTGGTTGTGAAGGCAGAAAAAGCGCCGCCTGAATTCCATGCGCGGTTTTCGGCTCTCTCGCGGCGCTATCGCTATCAGATTATCAATCGCCCCGCGCCTTTGGCGCTGATGGAAGGCAAGGCGTGGCATGTTGTGCGTCCCTTGGCCTTAGAGCCGATGCAGAAGGCGGCGGCGTTGTTGATCGGGACGCATGATTTCTCAACCTTTCGTGCCCAGCGGTGTCAGGCGACCTCGCCCGTGCGCACCTTGGATGTTTTGGACATCACGCAGGTCGAAGACAATTTCTTTTTTGACGTGAAGGCGCGATCTTTTTTGTATCATCAGGTGCGCAATATGGTCGGTACGTTGGCTAAGGTAGGAACGGGGCGCTGGACGTTGGACGAATTCGCCACCGCTTTTGCCGCTAATGACCGCGCCAAGGGCGGCCCGACCGCCCCATCCGAAGGCCTTTATTTTGTCAGTGTGGATTATTAAGGCGGTGGCCCCCCTGTTTGGGGCGGCTATAACCTATTGAGACCGCATACAGTTGCGTTCTTCGACCCATGTTATCTTCATTTTCATACTTTTTTTCTAAAACGGAGGAAGACGCAAAATAACAGCGAGGCAGAAACATGGCCAAATCAACGATCATCGGTTTTCCACGTATTGGTGGCTACCGTGAGCTGAAATTCGCGACAGAGCGTTATTGGCGCGACGAAATCTCGGACGAGGGGCTGCATCAAGTCGGCGCAGAGCTTCGCGCCGCGCATCGTGCCATGCAAAAAGAGGCAGGGATCGAGTGTTTAATCTCTGGCGATTTTTCTTTTTATGACCAAGTTTTGGATATGTCCGCTCTGCTGGGCGTTGTTCCTGTGCGCTATGGCTGGGTCGGTGGGAAGGTGGATTTTAAAACCTATTTTGCGGTGGCGCGGGGTGCGCAGCGCGGGGGCGTTGATGTGCCTGCCGCCGAAATGACGAAATGGTTCGACACGAACTATCATTATATTGTGCCTGAGTTTGAAAAGGGGCAGAAGTTTAAGGTCTCCTGCGACAAGCTTTTTAGGGAGTATCGCGAGGCGAAGGAAGCTGGCGTTGAAACGCGCCCTGTCTTGATCGGCCCCGTTAGCTATCTCTTGCTGGGCAAGGACCGTGAGGGCGGCGCGCCTTTGGATCATTTGGATTCGCTTCTTGTGGCCTATGCTGATTTGTTGACCCAACTGGAAGCGGAAGGGGCGGGGTGGGTTCAACTGGATGAGCCGTTTTTGGTTACCGATTTGGATGATCGCGCACGGGCGGCTTATGCCACGGCCTATGCAGCGCTCCGCGCCGCCTCGTCGCTCAAGCTGTTTGTGACAACTCCTTTTGGAAGTCTTGGGGATAATCTTGAAACGACAATGTCTTTGCCGATTGATGCCTTGCATATTGATGCGGTGCGCGGCGCGGATCAGGTGGACGCTGTTTTGGCGGCGCTTCCGCCTTCCATGATCTTGGCTCTTGGCGTGGTGAATGGACGCAATGTCTGGCGCAATAATCTTGAAGCGTCGCTCCAGCTTTTGGAACGGGCCGCCATGAAGATCGGAAACAACCGGCTTTGGGTGACCTCTTCTTGTTCGCTCCTTCATGTGCCTTATGATGTGGACAGCGAAAAAGAGCTTCCCTCTACGTTGCGAAAGTGGCTGGCTTTTGCGTGTCAAAAAATGGAAGAAATCGCGACGCTCACGCGTGGGTTGAACGAAGGGCGTGAGGTCATCGCCTCGGCCTTGGTCGCGAGTTCGCAAGCGATTGAGAACCGTAAGGCTGCGGAGGCACTCCATGAGCCTGCCGTGCGTGAACGTATGGTTGAGCAACCTTTGGCAGGCGCGGGGCGGGCCTCGCCTTTCGCGCAGCGGTGTGAAGCACAGAAAAAAGCTTTGGCGCTTCCCTTGTTCCCGACGACAACCATTGGATCCTTTCCCCAAACGGCGGAGGTGCGGAAGAAAAGGGCGGCCTTTCATGCGGGGACGATCTCGAAAGAGGTCTATGACCAGTTTGTCAAAGAACAAATTGCCAGCTGCATCAAGTTTCAAGAAAGCGCGGGGCTAGACGTTTTGGTGCATGGTGAGTTTGAGCGCAACGACATGGTTGAATTCTTTGCCTCCAAATTAAAAGGCTTCGCTTTTACCCAGCACGGGTGGGTGCAATCCTATGGCACGCGCATGGTGAAGCCGCCCCTTATTTACGGCGACGTTTTGCGTTCTGCGCCCATGACGGTTGAGCTTTCGCGCTATGCGCAAAGCCTGACCCCCAAGCCTGTTAAAGGCATGCTCACGGGCCCCTTGACGATCACGCAATGGTCGTTTGTGCGCGACGATCAGCCGCGCAGCGAAACCGCTCACCAGATTGCCTTGGCGTTGCAAGATGAGGTGTTAGAGCTAGAGGCGGCGGGCCTTAAGGTCATCCAGATTGATGAACCCGCCTTCCGCGAAGGCATGCCGCTGCGGCGCAGCGCATGGGGCGCTTATTTCGCGTGGGCGGTTCAGGCTTTCCGGCTTGTTTCATCGGGCGTGCGTGACGAGACGCAGATTCACACACATATGTGTTATTCCGATTTCAACAACATCATCGCCTCGATCAAGGATTTGGACGCCGATGTTCTGTCGATTGAAACCAGCCGCTCGCAAATGGAATTGCTGGATGCGTTTGTAAGCTTTCACTATCCCAACCAAATCGGGCCGGGCGTTTATGACATCCACAGCCCGCGTGTTCCTCCCGAACAAGAAATCGTGACTCTTATCGATAAAGCGTGCGAAAGGCTGGAGCCGTGGCAGGTCTGGATTAATCCCGATTGCGGCCTTAAAACACGCGACTGGCCGGAAACGCGTCTGTCCCTTAGCCGGATGGTGGTGGCGGCCAAGGCTTTGCGCGGCAAATACGGAGGCGCATGAGCGAGCGTTTTATCCCGTCCGATATTTCTTTTTCGCTAGAGGTTTACCCGCCCAAAACGGCGCAAGGGGTGGATCATCTTTTGCAAACCGTCGATGCCTATGCAGCGACTAAACCGGCGGCGATCACGCTCACGTTTGGGGCAGCGGGCGGGGTGGACGAGGATATGAATGTCCGTGCCGTTATTGCGAGGCTGCGTCAACACACCGATGTGCCTGTGGTGGCGCATGTCACCTGCGCTGGACGATCCCGCGCCGAGGTTGATGCTATTGTTGAAGAAAGGGTTGCCGACGGCGTTTCCCACTTCGTTGCGCTGCGGGGCGATATGTTCGGCCACGGTGCGCCCTACACGCCGCACCCTGATGGCTATGCCATGACGTATGACTTTGTCGCGGCGCTGAAACGCAATCATCCCGACCGGCTGGTTTATGTTGCGGGTTATCCCGAAACGCACCCTGAA
This genomic stretch from Bdellovibrionales bacterium harbors:
- a CDS encoding isochorismatase family protein, which encodes MKNAFDAVHLAIDIQSCFYKSLPKSRVHNFTHAARIFANRLREHNILTIWVAFGSGHEPPFTFAPQEPKERTPFVQKLGLEAVRPKENEPIYIKLVNDAFYYEHRSPLKELLQSKNCRNVIITGMNTGACVSDTIIGAQNVGLNVYAIYDLMADNYCEKQPNAPGWHKEKLMNTCDGIHKVHLSPRDDFLRHLKEKGMLPPMPQPKGLPQRLLQKVVSYASLR
- a CDS encoding NADH-ubiquinone oxidoreductase subunit NDUFA12 family protein, which gives rise to MNEAFSWIRQLAQIGTKLTVVLFGRLAFTDAYDNRYYVVQKPRWRSKATEKRWVLYAGAPEATKVPPEAFVWLHHLCDQPLPKVGRTRYGKDVEHHPNLTGTVVASFPSGYGLSLKKGTLPRHRDNQAWQPPA
- a CDS encoding MlaD family protein translates to MGRNAIETVLGAVVLVVAGFFLVFAYSSADLRKVEGYTVSANFPMVDGLKEGGDVKINGVKVGSIAEMKLITEPGPAQYLVHMKMTLLPSVELPTDTIAMVASESLLGGKYLSLEIGVDDAMVPKDGSGKLTRTQAPMRLDDLIGQLIYSKKSEAAPSAPAPAAAPAPAAASAPAAAEPTLP
- a CDS encoding DUF2155 domain-containing protein — protein: MRTRLLALGGIMAALVMPFASACAAPSVEKPIAVLRVLDKVTARVEEINVQTETPYKFGTLFITAHSCRETTPDETPESAAFLEVSEIKAGQTETGVFKGWMFASSPALSAMEHPVYDLWLMGCKGSAATATP
- a CDS encoding DUF465 domain-containing protein yields the protein MSQQDKLLERLELLKDEHRDLDDAILALAQRSVPDMVQLARLKKRKLGLKDDILRLESQLLPDIIA
- a CDS encoding DNA recombination protein RmuC — protein: MASLFPILIFLCGAALGGALAYALLRGRGAAQGDLIDTFKALAADTLHQNSAAFLQLAEGKLAQREQAASATLDKKTVAIDAMIKPVQETLRKVDLQLQAMEVKREGAYRELAEMVTASRETQIQLRQETSQLLQALRAPTGRGRWGELQLQRLLEMTGMSAHARDFTTQETVAGEDTAIRPDVIVALPGQRCVIIDSKVPLSAYLDFVQSGDEGARAGAIRQHARQLKDHIKRLSNKAYWDKIEGTPEFVVLFLPGEHFLSAALDGDPDLMEYSAANQVVLATPMTLIALLRTVAYGWRQEAMHQNVREVADLGRALHAALGLFAEQMDAVGSKLGGAVEVYNKTVRSLEKNVLTKARQLSVFGAGSSEKEIEAPAVIEREPRLIVVEPPPKKISASGEKG
- the def gene encoding peptide deformylase gives rise to the protein MTKLTVRTVPDPVLREKALPVAAVDAVTVKLMKDMLETMYADDGIGLAANQVGVLSRVIVVDVSDSRDGREALLMANPEILWASDETFTYREGCLSVRPCSSESSADLYANVTRPKAIRVRYQDETGAAREIEAQELFSQCIQHEIDHLDGILFVDHISALKRGMIMKKIEKLRRAMGDGKPF
- the fmt gene encoding methionyl-tRNA formyltransferase; this encodes MPKLRIVFMGTPDFAVPALQALQGAGHVLAAVYCQPPKPAGRGQTVHKTPVHEVAEALGLDVRTPAMLRDPVEQAALAALKPDVIVVAAYGLILPQAVLDIPPRGCLNIHGSLLPRWRGAAPIHRALLAGDEETGITIMQMDVGLDTGPMLMKESLPITEETTAQSLHDDMAAMGARMIVEALEAASAGTLFATPQPSEGVTYAAKLSREEGRIDWTKPAQDLARQVRAFHPWPSSYFLCGAEKIKVLKASFLPDLNGAAGTLLDEQMTVACGGGGALRLETVQREGKKPASGAEVLRGLRLAKGTRFL
- the truA gene encoding tRNA pseudouridine(38-40) synthase TruA, with amino-acid sequence MTTRWKITVEYDGAGFCGWQRQTEDVTVQAVIETAIHAFSGETVRLHVAGRTDAGVHALAQVAHFDLEKEVAAVEVSGGINFHARPHRVVVVKAEKAPPEFHARFSALSRRYRYQIINRPAPLALMEGKAWHVVRPLALEPMQKAAALLIGTHDFSTFRAQRCQATSPVRTLDVLDITQVEDNFFFDVKARSFLYHQVRNMVGTLAKVGTGRWTLDEFATAFAANDRAKGGPTAPSEGLYFVSVDY
- the metE gene encoding 5-methyltetrahydropteroyltriglutamate--homocysteine S-methyltransferase; translated protein: MAKSTIIGFPRIGGYRELKFATERYWRDEISDEGLHQVGAELRAAHRAMQKEAGIECLISGDFSFYDQVLDMSALLGVVPVRYGWVGGKVDFKTYFAVARGAQRGGVDVPAAEMTKWFDTNYHYIVPEFEKGQKFKVSCDKLFREYREAKEAGVETRPVLIGPVSYLLLGKDREGGAPLDHLDSLLVAYADLLTQLEAEGAGWVQLDEPFLVTDLDDRARAAYATAYAALRAASSLKLFVTTPFGSLGDNLETTMSLPIDALHIDAVRGADQVDAVLAALPPSMILALGVVNGRNVWRNNLEASLQLLERAAMKIGNNRLWVTSSCSLLHVPYDVDSEKELPSTLRKWLAFACQKMEEIATLTRGLNEGREVIASALVASSQAIENRKAAEALHEPAVRERMVEQPLAGAGRASPFAQRCEAQKKALALPLFPTTTIGSFPQTAEVRKKRAAFHAGTISKEVYDQFVKEQIASCIKFQESAGLDVLVHGEFERNDMVEFFASKLKGFAFTQHGWVQSYGTRMVKPPLIYGDVLRSAPMTVELSRYAQSLTPKPVKGMLTGPLTITQWSFVRDDQPRSETAHQIALALQDEVLELEAAGLKVIQIDEPAFREGMPLRRSAWGAYFAWAVQAFRLVSSGVRDETQIHTHMCYSDFNNIIASIKDLDADVLSIETSRSQMELLDAFVSFHYPNQIGPGVYDIHSPRVPPEQEIVTLIDKACERLEPWQVWINPDCGLKTRDWPETRLSLSRMVVAAKALRGKYGGA
- a CDS encoding methylenetetrahydrofolate reductase yields the protein MSERFIPSDISFSLEVYPPKTAQGVDHLLQTVDAYAATKPAAITLTFGAAGGVDEDMNVRAVIARLRQHTDVPVVAHVTCAGRSRAEVDAIVEERVADGVSHFVALRGDMFGHGAPYTPHPDGYAMTYDFVAALKRNHPDRLVYVAGYPETHPESPSESFDLDHLKHKVDAGADAVLTQFFFDPEVFLRWRDKVEKRGIHVPLIPGLLPILDFPHTCAMAQRCNASIPAFLHTMFDAVAAGSLDHDLLAMNVLSHQITRLVEHGVTHFHFYTMNETRLTRHLCAWLRAGF